One Rissa tridactyla isolate bRisTri1 chromosome 4, bRisTri1.patW.cur.20221130, whole genome shotgun sequence DNA window includes the following coding sequences:
- the FNBP4 gene encoding formin-binding protein 4 isoform X4 produces the protein MGKKSRSAPGRRPILQLSPPGPRRDEATAVPPVEGADSASEPDEPEAVAEPPRSAPNPPPPTAVKPTGGLCLLGAYADSDDEEGETAEKSARSADANGNNSADIDSTLANFLAEIDAITAPPQPTEPSAASSSSSAPPPTPPRPEPKESGSGQSSGTANGAGSVPAPEWQYDTQCSLAGVGELEMGDWQEVWDENTGCYYYWNTQSNEVTWELPQYLATQVQGLQHYQHSSTVAGTNGSFVAAAELYPQEKGAAPGSVARGASLAKRELKKEVNEGVQALSNSEEEKKGVAAALLAPLLPDVVKEEEERWRRKVICKEEVEPPPEEEAKAEEAPAAPEEPEPSRDPLEDTLQEDLCSVVQSGESAEEEEEQDTLELEMVLERKKAELRALEEGDGSVSGSSPLSDGSQSASQDATRRLASKRGKWKLFVGAASPESASRGSSKTGRESPETAEAGNWKGVSCPRRCTGCLEPAEPHTARRGAGTGSEALVAGSCGKEAPALSLPSPAVALVPWHGVSSQLLAAPWWWRDKGSPIISSPAAASTEAADANSDKEAESEEPQEKTKAQGAPKIEEEEQDLKTRIADWREGALNGNYLKRKLQDAAEQLKQYEINATPKGWSCHWDRISGSTLLTNSSDKGQTSTHRRNEEQDFCLLPAGSIDAISMLTSAQESRNGSSPTGRTKRRDSGPPTEKPTVLLNHLQKTKESVPRTPPSAPQSSVPVLQPPLPLEMPPPPPPPPDSPPPPPPPPPPPGEDGEIQEVEMEDEGGEEPPAPGTEEDAPLKPLLRPAASSSQGAVEPTPAPLLSAKPQKRKATEMNPGLMQRTATIGSCPVIYSQPLMAAGKYQPSAVPLASLRPRQRLQGEIQGRPNLRMAPGHAGPQPTALGLQSGYLGVTAPAAPSVMSYSECAAPVGLPAAATVQPAPPRGALPAATTAEQPPPPPPPQTPPPPTPKAPPPPEKEKPRKGRKDKGKKGKTKMPSLVKKWQSIQRELDEEENSSSSEEDRETTAQRRIEEWKQQQLMSGMAERNANFEALPEDWRARLKRRKTASST, from the exons atggggaAGAAATCCCGCTCCGCTCCGGGCCGCCGCCCCATCCTCCAACTCTCCCCTCCCGGACCCCGCCGCGACGAAGCGACGGCGGTACCGCCGGTCGAAGGAGCCGATTCGGCTTCCGAGCCGG ACGAACCCGAAGCGGTGGCGGAGCCCCCCCGCAGCGCGCCCAACCCGCCGCCCCCCACCGCCGTCAAGCCCACAG gagGTTTGTGTCTGCTCGGTGCTTACGCAGACAGCGACGACGAGGAGGGCGAAACCGCAGAGAAATCAGCCCGTTCAGCGGATGCAAATGGCAACAATTCGGCAGACATTGACAGCACGCTGGCAAACTTCCTGGCG GAGATCGATGCCATCACGGCTCCGCCACAGCCCACCGAgccttctgctgcctcctcctcttcttctgcgccgccccccacccctccccgcccGGAGCCGAAGGAGTCAGGCTCAGGCCAGTCCTCGGGCACCGCCAACGGCGCAGGCTCAGTGCCGGCCCCGGAGTGGCAGTATGACACCCAGTGCTCGCTGGCGGGAG TGGGGGAGCTGGAGATGGGCGACTGGCAGGAGGTGTGGGACGAGAACACCGGCTGCTACTATTACTGGAACACCCAGAGCAACGAGGTGACCTGGGAGCTGCCACAGTACCTGGCGACACAGGTCCAGGGCCTCCAGCACTACCAGCACAG cagcaCCGTGGCGGGCACCAATGGCAGCTTCGTAGCAGCTGCCGAGCTGTACCCCCAGGAGAAGGGGGCCGCCCCGGGCAGCGTCGCCCGTGGGGCCAGCCTGGCCAAGCGGGAGCTGAAGAAG GAGGTGAATGAAGGTGTGCAGGCCCTCTCCAACagtgaggaggagaagaagggggTGGCTGCAGCCCTCCTGGCACCGCTCCTGCCCGATGtggtgaaggaggaagaggagcgcTGGAGGAGAAAGGTGATCTGCAAAGAGGAGGTTGAGCCACCCCCGGAAGAGGAGGCGAAAGCAGAAGAGGCGCCGGCTGCTCCTGAAGAGCCAGAGCCCAGCAGGGATCCCCTGGAAGACACGCTGCAAGAGGATCTGTGCAGCGTGGTGCAGTCGGGGGAGAgcgctgaggaagaggaggagcaggacaCCCTCGAGCTGGAGATGGTGCTGGAGAGAAAGAAG GCGGAGCTGCGTGCCTTGGAGGAAGGTGACGGCAGCGTTTCGGGCTCCAGCCCGCTCTCCGATGGGAGCCAGTCGGCCTCGCAGGACGCAACCCGCAGGCTGGCCTCTAAGCGAGGGAAATGGAAACTGTTTGTTGGAGCCGCCAGCCCTGAATCAGCGAGTCGAGGCTCCAGCAAAACGGGCCGGGAGAGCCCAGAAACGGCAGAAGCAGGTAATTGGAAAGGGGTTTCCTGTCCCCGAAGATGCACGGGGTGCCTGGAACCCGCAGAGCCTCACACAGCGCGTAGAGGAGCTGGGACGGGCAGTGAG GCTCTTGTCGCTGGCTCCTGTGGGAAAGAAGCCCCGGCTCtttccctgccctctcctgcagtAGCTTTGGTTCCCTGGCACGGTGTCTCCAGCCAGCTGTTGGCAGCACCGTGGTGGTGGCGGGACAAGGGCTCACCTATCATTTCTTCTCCTGCAGCGGCGAGCACAGAAGCAGCCGATGCCAATTCAGACAAAGAGGCAGAGTCTGAGGAGCcccaggagaaaacaaaagcacaagGGGCACCAAAAAtagaagaggaggagcaggaccTAAAG ACCCGCATTGCAGACTGGCGAGAAGGTGCTCTCAATGGAAACTACCTCAAACGCAAACTCCAAGACGCAGCCGAACAGCTAAAACAATACGAAATAAACGCCACCCCTAAAGGCTGGTCCTGCCACTGGGACAG GATCTCTGGATCAACTCTTCTGACCAACAGCTCTGACAAAGGACAAACTTCAACTCACCGACGGAACGAAGAACAAGATTTCTGTCTCCTGCCAGCAG GGAGCATAGACGCTATTTCTATGTTAACGAGCGCTCAGGAGAGTCGCAATGGGAGTTCCCCGACGGGGAGGACGAAGAGGAGGGACAGCGGACCACCGACAGAAAAACCGACGGTCCTCCTAAACCACCTCCAAAAGACAAAGGAGAGCGTGCCGAGGACCCCGCCGAGCGCTCCGCAG TCCTCTGTCCCGGTCCTCCAACCTCCCTTGCCTTTGGAAATgcctccgccgcctccgcctccaCCAGactcgcccccgccgccgccccccccgcccccgcctcccggAGAAGACGGTGAGATCCAGGAAGTGGAGATGGAAGATGAGGGGGGTGAGGAGCCGCCCGCCCCAGGAACGGAGGAAGACGCTCCCCTGAAGCCTCTCCTGcgcccagctgccagcagcagccag GGCGCCGTTGAAccgaccccagccccgctgctctcTGCCAAGCCGCAGAAAAGGAAAGCCACGGAGATGAACCCGGGGCTGATGCAGCGCACGGCCACCATCGGCAGCTGCCCCGTCATCTACAGCCAGCCCCTGATGGCCGCTGGCAAGTACCAGCCGTCGGCCGTGCCCTTGGCCTCCCTGAGGCCCCGCCAGCGGCTGCAGGGGGAGATCCAGGGCCGCCCCAACCTCCGCATGGCGCCGGGCCACGCTGGCCCTCAGCCCACCGCGCTGGGCCTGCAGTCCGGCTACCTGGGCGTGACGGCACCAGCTGCCCCCTCTGTCATGAGCTACTCGGAGTGTGCCGCGCCCGTTGGCCTGCCCGCTGCCGCCACCGtgcagccggccccgccgcgaggggccctgcccgctgccaccactgctgagcagccaccgccaccaccgcccccccagacgcccccacctcccacccccaaggcgccgccgccaccggagAAGGAGAAGCCGAGGAAGGGGCGGAAGGACAAG GGCAAGAAGGGCAAAACGAAGATGCCATCACTGGTGAAGAAGTGGCAGAGCATCCAGCGGGAGCTGGACGAGGAGGAAAACTCCAGCTCCAGCGAGGAGGACCGGGAGACCACGGCCCAGCGGCGCATCGAGgagtggaagcagcagcagctgatgag TGGCATGGCGGAGAGGAACGCCAACTTCGAGGCGCTGCCGGAGGACTGGCGAGCGCGGCTGAAGCGGAGGAAAACCGCGTCCAGCACATGA
- the FNBP4 gene encoding formin-binding protein 4 isoform X3 → MGKKSRSAPGRRPILQLSPPGPRRDEATAVPPVEGADSASEPDEPEAVAEPPRSAPNPPPPTAVKPTGGLCLLGAYADSDDEEGETAEKSARSADANGNNSADIDSTLANFLAEIDAITAPPQPTEPSAASSSSSAPPPTPPRPEPKESGSGQSSGTANGAGSVPAPEWQYDTQCSLAGVGELEMGDWQEVWDENTGCYYYWNTQSNEVTWELPQYLATQVQGLQHYQHSSTVAGTNGSFVAAAELYPQEKGAAPGSVARGASLAKRELKKEVNEGVQALSNSEEEKKGVAAALLAPLLPDVVKEEEERWRRKVICKEEVEPPPEEEAKAEEAPAAPEEPEPSRDPLEDTLQEDLCSVVQSGESAEEEEEQDTLELEMVLERKKAELRALEEGDGSVSGSSPLSDGSQSASQDATRRLASKRGKWKLFVGAASPESASRGSSKTGRESPETAEAGNWKGVSCPRRCTGCLEPAEPHTARRGAGTGSEALVAGSCGKEAPALSLPSPAVALVPWHGVSSQLLAAPWWWRDKGSPIISSPAAASTEAADANSDKEAESEEPQEKTKAQGAPKIEEEEQDLKFQIGELANTLTSKLEFLGINRQSISNFHMLLLQTETRIADWREGALNGNYLKRKLQDAAEQLKQYEINATPKGWSCHWDREHRRYFYVNERSGESQWEFPDGEDEEEGQRTTDRKTDGPPKPPPKDKGERAEDPAERSAGSLCKESFSGQVPATSLMPLTPFWTLLQSSVPVLQPPLPLEMPPPPPPPPDSPPPPPPPPPPPGEDGEIQEVEMEDEGGEEPPAPGTEEDAPLKPLLRPAASSSQGAVEPTPAPLLSAKPQKRKATEMNPGLMQRTATIGSCPVIYSQPLMAAGKYQPSAVPLASLRPRQRLQGEIQGRPNLRMAPGHAGPQPTALGLQSGYLGVTAPAAPSVMSYSECAAPVGLPAAATVQPAPPRGALPAATTAEQPPPPPPPQTPPPPTPKAPPPPEKEKPRKGRKDKGKKGKTKMPSLVKKWQSIQRELDEEENSSSSEEDRETTAQRRIEEWKQQQLMSGMAERNANFEALPEDWRARLKRRKTASST, encoded by the exons atggggaAGAAATCCCGCTCCGCTCCGGGCCGCCGCCCCATCCTCCAACTCTCCCCTCCCGGACCCCGCCGCGACGAAGCGACGGCGGTACCGCCGGTCGAAGGAGCCGATTCGGCTTCCGAGCCGG ACGAACCCGAAGCGGTGGCGGAGCCCCCCCGCAGCGCGCCCAACCCGCCGCCCCCCACCGCCGTCAAGCCCACAG gagGTTTGTGTCTGCTCGGTGCTTACGCAGACAGCGACGACGAGGAGGGCGAAACCGCAGAGAAATCAGCCCGTTCAGCGGATGCAAATGGCAACAATTCGGCAGACATTGACAGCACGCTGGCAAACTTCCTGGCG GAGATCGATGCCATCACGGCTCCGCCACAGCCCACCGAgccttctgctgcctcctcctcttcttctgcgccgccccccacccctccccgcccGGAGCCGAAGGAGTCAGGCTCAGGCCAGTCCTCGGGCACCGCCAACGGCGCAGGCTCAGTGCCGGCCCCGGAGTGGCAGTATGACACCCAGTGCTCGCTGGCGGGAG TGGGGGAGCTGGAGATGGGCGACTGGCAGGAGGTGTGGGACGAGAACACCGGCTGCTACTATTACTGGAACACCCAGAGCAACGAGGTGACCTGGGAGCTGCCACAGTACCTGGCGACACAGGTCCAGGGCCTCCAGCACTACCAGCACAG cagcaCCGTGGCGGGCACCAATGGCAGCTTCGTAGCAGCTGCCGAGCTGTACCCCCAGGAGAAGGGGGCCGCCCCGGGCAGCGTCGCCCGTGGGGCCAGCCTGGCCAAGCGGGAGCTGAAGAAG GAGGTGAATGAAGGTGTGCAGGCCCTCTCCAACagtgaggaggagaagaagggggTGGCTGCAGCCCTCCTGGCACCGCTCCTGCCCGATGtggtgaaggaggaagaggagcgcTGGAGGAGAAAGGTGATCTGCAAAGAGGAGGTTGAGCCACCCCCGGAAGAGGAGGCGAAAGCAGAAGAGGCGCCGGCTGCTCCTGAAGAGCCAGAGCCCAGCAGGGATCCCCTGGAAGACACGCTGCAAGAGGATCTGTGCAGCGTGGTGCAGTCGGGGGAGAgcgctgaggaagaggaggagcaggacaCCCTCGAGCTGGAGATGGTGCTGGAGAGAAAGAAG GCGGAGCTGCGTGCCTTGGAGGAAGGTGACGGCAGCGTTTCGGGCTCCAGCCCGCTCTCCGATGGGAGCCAGTCGGCCTCGCAGGACGCAACCCGCAGGCTGGCCTCTAAGCGAGGGAAATGGAAACTGTTTGTTGGAGCCGCCAGCCCTGAATCAGCGAGTCGAGGCTCCAGCAAAACGGGCCGGGAGAGCCCAGAAACGGCAGAAGCAGGTAATTGGAAAGGGGTTTCCTGTCCCCGAAGATGCACGGGGTGCCTGGAACCCGCAGAGCCTCACACAGCGCGTAGAGGAGCTGGGACGGGCAGTGAG GCTCTTGTCGCTGGCTCCTGTGGGAAAGAAGCCCCGGCTCtttccctgccctctcctgcagtAGCTTTGGTTCCCTGGCACGGTGTCTCCAGCCAGCTGTTGGCAGCACCGTGGTGGTGGCGGGACAAGGGCTCACCTATCATTTCTTCTCCTGCAGCGGCGAGCACAGAAGCAGCCGATGCCAATTCAGACAAAGAGGCAGAGTCTGAGGAGCcccaggagaaaacaaaagcacaagGGGCACCAAAAAtagaagaggaggagcaggaccTAAAG TTTCAGATCGGAGAGCTGGCAAACACTCTGACTAGTAAATTGGAGTTCCTGGGCATCAACAGACAATCTATCTCCAACTTCCACATGTTGCTGTTGCAGACAGAG ACCCGCATTGCAGACTGGCGAGAAGGTGCTCTCAATGGAAACTACCTCAAACGCAAACTCCAAGACGCAGCCGAACAGCTAAAACAATACGAAATAAACGCCACCCCTAAAGGCTGGTCCTGCCACTGGGACAG GGAGCATAGACGCTATTTCTATGTTAACGAGCGCTCAGGAGAGTCGCAATGGGAGTTCCCCGACGGGGAGGACGAAGAGGAGGGACAGCGGACCACCGACAGAAAAACCGACGGTCCTCCTAAACCACCTCCAAAAGACAAAGGAGAGCGTGCCGAGGACCCCGCCGAGCGCTCCGCAG GCTCCCTTTGTAAAGAATCCTTCTCAGGCCAAGTTCCTGCTACGTCTCTCATGCCGCTCACTCCATTTTGGACTCTGCTTCAGTCCTCTGTCCCGGTCCTCCAACCTCCCTTGCCTTTGGAAATgcctccgccgcctccgcctccaCCAGactcgcccccgccgccgccccccccgcccccgcctcccggAGAAGACGGTGAGATCCAGGAAGTGGAGATGGAAGATGAGGGGGGTGAGGAGCCGCCCGCCCCAGGAACGGAGGAAGACGCTCCCCTGAAGCCTCTCCTGcgcccagctgccagcagcagccag GGCGCCGTTGAAccgaccccagccccgctgctctcTGCCAAGCCGCAGAAAAGGAAAGCCACGGAGATGAACCCGGGGCTGATGCAGCGCACGGCCACCATCGGCAGCTGCCCCGTCATCTACAGCCAGCCCCTGATGGCCGCTGGCAAGTACCAGCCGTCGGCCGTGCCCTTGGCCTCCCTGAGGCCCCGCCAGCGGCTGCAGGGGGAGATCCAGGGCCGCCCCAACCTCCGCATGGCGCCGGGCCACGCTGGCCCTCAGCCCACCGCGCTGGGCCTGCAGTCCGGCTACCTGGGCGTGACGGCACCAGCTGCCCCCTCTGTCATGAGCTACTCGGAGTGTGCCGCGCCCGTTGGCCTGCCCGCTGCCGCCACCGtgcagccggccccgccgcgaggggccctgcccgctgccaccactgctgagcagccaccgccaccaccgcccccccagacgcccccacctcccacccccaaggcgccgccgccaccggagAAGGAGAAGCCGAGGAAGGGGCGGAAGGACAAG GGCAAGAAGGGCAAAACGAAGATGCCATCACTGGTGAAGAAGTGGCAGAGCATCCAGCGGGAGCTGGACGAGGAGGAAAACTCCAGCTCCAGCGAGGAGGACCGGGAGACCACGGCCCAGCGGCGCATCGAGgagtggaagcagcagcagctgatgag TGGCATGGCGGAGAGGAACGCCAACTTCGAGGCGCTGCCGGAGGACTGGCGAGCGCGGCTGAAGCGGAGGAAAACCGCGTCCAGCACATGA
- the FNBP4 gene encoding formin-binding protein 4 isoform X1 has translation MGKKSRSAPGRRPILQLSPPGPRRDEATAVPPVEGADSASEPDEPEAVAEPPRSAPNPPPPTAVKPTGGLCLLGAYADSDDEEGETAEKSARSADANGNNSADIDSTLANFLAEIDAITAPPQPTEPSAASSSSSAPPPTPPRPEPKESGSGQSSGTANGAGSVPAPEWQYDTQCSLAGVGELEMGDWQEVWDENTGCYYYWNTQSNEVTWELPQYLATQVQGLQHYQHSSTVAGTNGSFVAAAELYPQEKGAAPGSVARGASLAKRELKKEVNEGVQALSNSEEEKKGVAAALLAPLLPDVVKEEEERWRRKVICKEEVEPPPEEEAKAEEAPAAPEEPEPSRDPLEDTLQEDLCSVVQSGESAEEEEEQDTLELEMVLERKKAELRALEEGDGSVSGSSPLSDGSQSASQDATRRLASKRGKWKLFVGAASPESASRGSSKTGRESPETAEAGNWKGVSCPRRCTGCLEPAEPHTARRGAGTGSEALVAGSCGKEAPALSLPSPAVALVPWHGVSSQLLAAPWWWRDKGSPIISSPAAASTEAADANSDKEAESEEPQEKTKAQGAPKIEEEEQDLKFQIGELANTLTSKLEFLGINRQSISNFHMLLLQTETRIADWREGALNGNYLKRKLQDAAEQLKQYEINATPKGWSCHWDRISGSTLLTNSSDKGQTSTHRRNEEQDFCLLPAGSIDAISMLTSAQESRNGSSPTGRTKRRDSGPPTEKPTVLLNHLQKTKESVPRTPPSAPQSSVPVLQPPLPLEMPPPPPPPPDSPPPPPPPPPPPGEDGEIQEVEMEDEGGEEPPAPGTEEDAPLKPLLRPAASSSQGAVEPTPAPLLSAKPQKRKATEMNPGLMQRTATIGSCPVIYSQPLMAAGKYQPSAVPLASLRPRQRLQGEIQGRPNLRMAPGHAGPQPTALGLQSGYLGVTAPAAPSVMSYSECAAPVGLPAAATVQPAPPRGALPAATTAEQPPPPPPPQTPPPPTPKAPPPPEKEKPRKGRKDKGKKGKTKMPSLVKKWQSIQRELDEEENSSSSEEDRETTAQRRIEEWKQQQLMSGMAERNANFEALPEDWRARLKRRKTASST, from the exons atggggaAGAAATCCCGCTCCGCTCCGGGCCGCCGCCCCATCCTCCAACTCTCCCCTCCCGGACCCCGCCGCGACGAAGCGACGGCGGTACCGCCGGTCGAAGGAGCCGATTCGGCTTCCGAGCCGG ACGAACCCGAAGCGGTGGCGGAGCCCCCCCGCAGCGCGCCCAACCCGCCGCCCCCCACCGCCGTCAAGCCCACAG gagGTTTGTGTCTGCTCGGTGCTTACGCAGACAGCGACGACGAGGAGGGCGAAACCGCAGAGAAATCAGCCCGTTCAGCGGATGCAAATGGCAACAATTCGGCAGACATTGACAGCACGCTGGCAAACTTCCTGGCG GAGATCGATGCCATCACGGCTCCGCCACAGCCCACCGAgccttctgctgcctcctcctcttcttctgcgccgccccccacccctccccgcccGGAGCCGAAGGAGTCAGGCTCAGGCCAGTCCTCGGGCACCGCCAACGGCGCAGGCTCAGTGCCGGCCCCGGAGTGGCAGTATGACACCCAGTGCTCGCTGGCGGGAG TGGGGGAGCTGGAGATGGGCGACTGGCAGGAGGTGTGGGACGAGAACACCGGCTGCTACTATTACTGGAACACCCAGAGCAACGAGGTGACCTGGGAGCTGCCACAGTACCTGGCGACACAGGTCCAGGGCCTCCAGCACTACCAGCACAG cagcaCCGTGGCGGGCACCAATGGCAGCTTCGTAGCAGCTGCCGAGCTGTACCCCCAGGAGAAGGGGGCCGCCCCGGGCAGCGTCGCCCGTGGGGCCAGCCTGGCCAAGCGGGAGCTGAAGAAG GAGGTGAATGAAGGTGTGCAGGCCCTCTCCAACagtgaggaggagaagaagggggTGGCTGCAGCCCTCCTGGCACCGCTCCTGCCCGATGtggtgaaggaggaagaggagcgcTGGAGGAGAAAGGTGATCTGCAAAGAGGAGGTTGAGCCACCCCCGGAAGAGGAGGCGAAAGCAGAAGAGGCGCCGGCTGCTCCTGAAGAGCCAGAGCCCAGCAGGGATCCCCTGGAAGACACGCTGCAAGAGGATCTGTGCAGCGTGGTGCAGTCGGGGGAGAgcgctgaggaagaggaggagcaggacaCCCTCGAGCTGGAGATGGTGCTGGAGAGAAAGAAG GCGGAGCTGCGTGCCTTGGAGGAAGGTGACGGCAGCGTTTCGGGCTCCAGCCCGCTCTCCGATGGGAGCCAGTCGGCCTCGCAGGACGCAACCCGCAGGCTGGCCTCTAAGCGAGGGAAATGGAAACTGTTTGTTGGAGCCGCCAGCCCTGAATCAGCGAGTCGAGGCTCCAGCAAAACGGGCCGGGAGAGCCCAGAAACGGCAGAAGCAGGTAATTGGAAAGGGGTTTCCTGTCCCCGAAGATGCACGGGGTGCCTGGAACCCGCAGAGCCTCACACAGCGCGTAGAGGAGCTGGGACGGGCAGTGAG GCTCTTGTCGCTGGCTCCTGTGGGAAAGAAGCCCCGGCTCtttccctgccctctcctgcagtAGCTTTGGTTCCCTGGCACGGTGTCTCCAGCCAGCTGTTGGCAGCACCGTGGTGGTGGCGGGACAAGGGCTCACCTATCATTTCTTCTCCTGCAGCGGCGAGCACAGAAGCAGCCGATGCCAATTCAGACAAAGAGGCAGAGTCTGAGGAGCcccaggagaaaacaaaagcacaagGGGCACCAAAAAtagaagaggaggagcaggaccTAAAG TTTCAGATCGGAGAGCTGGCAAACACTCTGACTAGTAAATTGGAGTTCCTGGGCATCAACAGACAATCTATCTCCAACTTCCACATGTTGCTGTTGCAGACAGAG ACCCGCATTGCAGACTGGCGAGAAGGTGCTCTCAATGGAAACTACCTCAAACGCAAACTCCAAGACGCAGCCGAACAGCTAAAACAATACGAAATAAACGCCACCCCTAAAGGCTGGTCCTGCCACTGGGACAG GATCTCTGGATCAACTCTTCTGACCAACAGCTCTGACAAAGGACAAACTTCAACTCACCGACGGAACGAAGAACAAGATTTCTGTCTCCTGCCAGCAG GGAGCATAGACGCTATTTCTATGTTAACGAGCGCTCAGGAGAGTCGCAATGGGAGTTCCCCGACGGGGAGGACGAAGAGGAGGGACAGCGGACCACCGACAGAAAAACCGACGGTCCTCCTAAACCACCTCCAAAAGACAAAGGAGAGCGTGCCGAGGACCCCGCCGAGCGCTCCGCAG TCCTCTGTCCCGGTCCTCCAACCTCCCTTGCCTTTGGAAATgcctccgccgcctccgcctccaCCAGactcgcccccgccgccgccccccccgcccccgcctcccggAGAAGACGGTGAGATCCAGGAAGTGGAGATGGAAGATGAGGGGGGTGAGGAGCCGCCCGCCCCAGGAACGGAGGAAGACGCTCCCCTGAAGCCTCTCCTGcgcccagctgccagcagcagccag GGCGCCGTTGAAccgaccccagccccgctgctctcTGCCAAGCCGCAGAAAAGGAAAGCCACGGAGATGAACCCGGGGCTGATGCAGCGCACGGCCACCATCGGCAGCTGCCCCGTCATCTACAGCCAGCCCCTGATGGCCGCTGGCAAGTACCAGCCGTCGGCCGTGCCCTTGGCCTCCCTGAGGCCCCGCCAGCGGCTGCAGGGGGAGATCCAGGGCCGCCCCAACCTCCGCATGGCGCCGGGCCACGCTGGCCCTCAGCCCACCGCGCTGGGCCTGCAGTCCGGCTACCTGGGCGTGACGGCACCAGCTGCCCCCTCTGTCATGAGCTACTCGGAGTGTGCCGCGCCCGTTGGCCTGCCCGCTGCCGCCACCGtgcagccggccccgccgcgaggggccctgcccgctgccaccactgctgagcagccaccgccaccaccgcccccccagacgcccccacctcccacccccaaggcgccgccgccaccggagAAGGAGAAGCCGAGGAAGGGGCGGAAGGACAAG GGCAAGAAGGGCAAAACGAAGATGCCATCACTGGTGAAGAAGTGGCAGAGCATCCAGCGGGAGCTGGACGAGGAGGAAAACTCCAGCTCCAGCGAGGAGGACCGGGAGACCACGGCCCAGCGGCGCATCGAGgagtggaagcagcagcagctgatgag TGGCATGGCGGAGAGGAACGCCAACTTCGAGGCGCTGCCGGAGGACTGGCGAGCGCGGCTGAAGCGGAGGAAAACCGCGTCCAGCACATGA